Proteins encoded by one window of Bacteroidota bacterium:
- a CDS encoding DUF6427 family protein, translated as MVFIFKSQRAMVVAVLAILAFIVKGMYILEPNAIDVKTNNYFGDAFMQMFANTPLKAQYIIATLIILLQAIFINWIVKKFELLEKFSWLPALSFVLMTAALPQTNQLSPQLIANFFVLAAIWKLFVIYKSEYANKHIFELGFICSLATLFRFELIYLLPLILYALGVLRVPNLREMLLTLLGFITPIYILTSCLYIFKTHNFAIDLLTRNFYKLNDLNWGNYYTWIPLGLLVLMYLAGAIIMQENIHKSMLKIRKMLRIIIILFPVTIAIAFIDYENLQYDLIYMMAPTSILVANYLLQPRWYWVKEFLITVLIAAEIYLPLMLKYNIEF; from the coding sequence ATGGTTTTTATATTCAAATCGCAGCGGGCTATGGTGGTGGCAGTATTGGCTATCCTAGCTTTTATTGTAAAAGGTATGTATATACTGGAACCCAACGCAATCGACGTAAAAACCAATAATTATTTCGGGGATGCGTTCATGCAAATGTTTGCTAATACTCCGCTTAAAGCTCAATATATAATTGCAACCTTAATCATTCTTTTACAAGCTATATTCATTAATTGGATCGTTAAAAAGTTTGAGCTTCTAGAAAAATTTTCTTGGCTGCCCGCACTCAGTTTTGTATTGATGACCGCAGCTTTACCACAAACAAATCAATTATCACCCCAATTAATTGCAAATTTTTTTGTATTGGCTGCAATATGGAAATTGTTTGTAATATATAAATCGGAGTATGCTAACAAACATATATTTGAACTGGGTTTCATTTGTTCGTTGGCTACCTTATTTCGTTTCGAACTCATATATTTACTCCCGCTAATTTTATATGCACTGGGGGTATTACGAGTGCCTAACTTAAGAGAAATGCTGCTTACACTATTAGGTTTTATTACACCAATATATATATTGACATCCTGCTTATATATTTTCAAAACTCATAATTTTGCTATAGATCTATTAACAAGGAATTTTTATAAATTAAACGATCTCAATTGGGGCAATTATTATACTTGGATTCCATTGGGACTGTTGGTATTAATGTATCTTGCTGGTGCTATAATAATGCAAGAAAATATTCATAAAAGTATGTTAAAGATTCGCAAAATGTTGCGGATAATTATTATACTATTTCCTGTTACAATAGCCATTGCTTTTATTGATTACGAAAATCTACAATACGATTTAATATATATGATGGCCCCCACTTCCATATTGGTGGCCAACTATTTGCTACAGCCACGATGGTATTGGGTGAAAGAGTTTTTGATAACGGTACTCATTGCTGCTGAAATTTATCTGCCACTTATGCTAAAATATAATATTGAATTTTAG
- the aspS gene encoding aspartate--tRNA ligase, whose protein sequence is MYRTNTCGELTLAEAGQSVTLAGWLQKSRDLGGLTFIDLRDRYGITQLTFNMDVNAGLCEHARKLGREFVLQITGRVRERSSKNLKLPTGEIEIEVRELKVLNAAATPPFTIEDETDGGDELRMKYRYLDIRRNPVKEKLMLRHEMMKYTRSFMDEKGFIEVETPVLIKSTPEGARDFIVPSRLNPGQFYALPQSPQTFKQLLMVAGMDRYFQMVKCFRDEDLRADRQPEFTQIDCEMSFVEREDILNLFENLVRHLFKKVKGVDIPTMMRMQYADAMRYYGCDKPDLRFDMKFVELKSSEIDLVSGAGFSVFDNAETVLAINAKNAATYTRKQLDELTEWVKDPRRGISGLIYARVEIDGTVKSSVDKFYDQEKLQAWTKACDAKTGDLILILCGEIPKTRKAMGDLRLEMGNRLELRDPNKYICLWVLDFPLLEWNEDDNRWYAMHHPFTSPVPEHLDMLDANPGAVNANAYDMVINGVEVGGGSIRIHERTLQSKMFEVLGFTAEETKEKFGFLLNAFEFGAPPHGGIAFGFDRLCSLFGGSESIRDYIAFPKNNSGRDVMIDAPGPIDSKELDMVGIKLLS, encoded by the coding sequence ATGTACAGAACTAATACTTGCGGAGAATTAACCCTAGCAGAAGCAGGACAAAGCGTTACCCTAGCAGGATGGCTACAAAAAAGTCGTGACCTTGGCGGACTTACCTTCATCGATTTGCGTGACCGATATGGCATCACCCAACTTACTTTTAATATGGATGTGAACGCAGGATTGTGCGAGCATGCACGTAAACTCGGTCGTGAATTTGTGTTGCAAATTACTGGAAGGGTGCGTGAGCGTTCATCTAAAAATTTGAAATTGCCCACAGGCGAAATTGAAATTGAGGTAAGAGAATTAAAAGTGCTGAATGCAGCGGCCACTCCACCTTTCACTATTGAAGACGAAACTGATGGCGGCGATGAACTTCGGATGAAATATCGATATCTCGATATCAGAAGAAATCCCGTAAAAGAAAAATTGATGCTGCGTCACGAAATGATGAAGTATACCAGAAGTTTTATGGATGAAAAAGGGTTTATAGAAGTAGAAACTCCTGTATTAATTAAATCCACTCCTGAAGGTGCGAGAGACTTTATAGTGCCAAGTAGATTAAATCCAGGACAGTTTTATGCATTGCCGCAAAGTCCGCAAACATTTAAACAATTATTAATGGTGGCGGGAATGGATCGCTATTTTCAAATGGTGAAATGTTTTAGAGATGAAGATTTGCGTGCCGATAGACAACCAGAATTTACACAAATAGATTGTGAAATGAGTTTTGTGGAACGTGAAGATATATTAAATTTATTCGAAAATTTGGTGCGTCATTTATTCAAAAAAGTAAAAGGCGTGGACATACCGACCATGATGCGTATGCAATACGCAGATGCCATGCGTTACTATGGTTGCGACAAACCCGATTTGCGTTTTGATATGAAATTTGTCGAATTAAAAAGTAGCGAAATAGATTTAGTTTCAGGAGCTGGATTTAGTGTTTTCGATAATGCAGAAACTGTATTAGCTATCAATGCAAAAAATGCCGCAACATATACACGCAAGCAATTAGACGAACTTACCGAATGGGTGAAAGACCCACGCCGCGGCATCAGCGGACTTATATATGCTAGAGTGGAAATTGATGGAACTGTAAAATCATCCGTAGATAAATTTTACGACCAAGAAAAATTACAAGCATGGACAAAAGCTTGCGATGCTAAGACAGGAGATTTGATTTTAATACTTTGTGGTGAAATACCTAAAACCCGCAAAGCCATGGGAGACCTAAGGTTGGAGATGGGTAATAGATTAGAATTGCGTGACCCCAATAAATATATATGTTTGTGGGTACTTGATTTTCCCTTACTTGAATGGAACGAAGATGATAATCGTTGGTATGCTATGCACCATCCTTTTACTTCGCCTGTGCCAGAACATTTAGATATGCTCGATGCAAACCCGGGAGCAGTAAATGCAAATGCATATGATATGGTAATTAATGGTGTGGAAGTAGGTGGTGGTTCAATTAGAATACATGAAAGGACATTGCAATCAAAAATGTTTGAGGTATTGGGATTCACCGCAGAAGAAACCAAAGAAAAATTCGGATTTTTATTAAATGCTTTTGAGTTTGGTGCACCTCCGCATGGTGGAATTGCTTTTGGTTTTGATAGACTATGTAGTTTGTTTGGCGGCAGCGAAAGTATAAGAGACTATATAGCTTTCCCGAAAAATAATTCAGGCCGCGATGTAATGATTGATGCTCCAGGACCTATTGACAGCAAGGAGTTGGATATGGTTGGGATTAAACTGCTAAGTTGA
- a CDS encoding nucleoside deaminase yields the protein MEVFNDEYWMREAVKEAHRAFEADEVPVGAVVVCNNRIIGKGHNLTERLRDVTAHAEMQAITAAANYLGSKFLEECTLYITLEPCVMCAGAIFWARPAKLIYGASDPKRGFSYLGKNILHPSTKVEHGLMSNEASALLKVFFQKLR from the coding sequence ATGGAAGTTTTTAATGATGAATATTGGATGCGTGAGGCTGTGAAGGAAGCCCACAGGGCATTTGAAGCCGATGAGGTTCCGGTAGGTGCCGTAGTGGTTTGTAATAATCGCATCATTGGCAAAGGGCATAACCTCACGGAGCGATTGCGTGATGTAACGGCCCATGCCGAGATGCAAGCTATTACTGCTGCGGCGAATTATTTAGGTTCCAAATTTTTGGAAGAATGTACGTTGTATATTACCCTCGAACCCTGTGTGATGTGTGCGGGAGCAATATTTTGGGCACGCCCTGCAAAATTGATTTATGGGGCAAGTGATCCTAAAAGAGGATTCTCATATTTAGGTAAAAATATTTTGCACCCGAGCACCAAAGTGGAACATGGATTAATGAGCAATGAGGCATCAGCACTGCTTAAAGTGTTCTTTCAGAAATTGAGGTGA